In one window of Coriobacteriia bacterium DNA:
- a CDS encoding alkaline phosphatase yields the protein MQSSHIAHNALSRRSFIAAGAGAAAASLAAAGSAMAAEGSASADAKGAADASAPKYIFLFIGDGMGNEQVQIASFFKGTTENAGAVVSSPLSFMQFPTVGSVTTYDSSSFCPDSASTATSIATGHKTLSGTINMDPETLTTPYETIAEKLHSQKGFKVGVLTTVNMNHATPAAFYGHQAKRSNYYELGEELAASGFEYFAGGAFLAPTGKEEDKTDLRDVATEAGYTVVETQADAKALKAGDGNVLILSEQIADGGAMNYDLDAAEGEWRLVDYVEKGIELLSDAENGFFMMTEGGKVDWACHANDAASSIHDVLALDTAVQAAVKFYEEHADETLILVTADHETGGLGIGYKTTNYDTFLGNLTHQTMSYAKFDTDYVAKYVEDKPAFADVLADVKACFGLMAADDEDAAQAGEAGVDGSLVMTDYELDLLHDAYQRTIEVGEGSQDEMAQPDYELYGTYQPFSMCICHILDQKAGIGHTTYAHTGAPVNIYALGCGAEQFAGAFDNTQIYEKLAALTNVQ from the coding sequence ATGCAGAGCTCGCACATCGCCCATAACGCCCTGTCCCGCCGCTCGTTCATCGCCGCCGGCGCCGGTGCCGCGGCCGCCAGCCTCGCCGCAGCCGGCTCCGCCATGGCTGCCGAGGGCAGCGCCTCCGCCGACGCCAAGGGCGCCGCAGACGCATCCGCGCCCAAGTACATCTTCCTGTTCATCGGCGACGGCATGGGCAACGAGCAGGTGCAGATCGCCAGCTTCTTCAAGGGCACGACCGAGAACGCCGGCGCCGTTGTCTCCTCGCCGCTCAGCTTCATGCAGTTCCCGACCGTCGGCAGCGTGACCACGTACGACAGCTCGTCGTTCTGCCCCGACTCTGCCTCGACGGCCACATCGATCGCCACGGGCCACAAGACGCTCTCCGGCACGATCAACATGGACCCCGAGACGCTGACGACGCCGTACGAGACCATCGCCGAGAAGCTCCACAGCCAGAAGGGCTTCAAGGTGGGCGTGCTCACGACCGTCAACATGAACCACGCGACGCCCGCGGCGTTCTACGGCCACCAGGCTAAGCGCAGCAACTACTACGAGCTGGGCGAAGAGCTCGCAGCCAGCGGTTTCGAGTACTTCGCCGGCGGCGCATTCCTCGCTCCCACTGGCAAGGAGGAAGACAAGACCGACCTGCGCGACGTGGCCACCGAGGCCGGCTACACCGTCGTCGAGACGCAGGCCGATGCCAAGGCGCTCAAGGCCGGCGACGGCAACGTGCTCATTCTCTCCGAGCAGATCGCCGACGGCGGCGCCATGAACTACGACCTCGACGCCGCCGAGGGCGAGTGGCGCCTCGTTGACTATGTCGAGAAGGGCATCGAGCTGCTCTCCGATGCCGAGAACGGCTTCTTCATGATGACGGAGGGTGGCAAGGTCGACTGGGCCTGCCACGCCAACGACGCTGCCTCGAGCATCCACGACGTGCTGGCGCTCGACACCGCCGTGCAGGCCGCCGTCAAGTTCTACGAGGAACACGCCGACGAGACGCTCATCCTCGTGACGGCCGACCACGAAACCGGCGGTCTGGGCATCGGTTACAAGACGACGAACTACGACACGTTCCTGGGCAACCTCACGCACCAGACGATGTCCTACGCCAAGTTCGACACCGACTACGTGGCGAAGTATGTCGAGGACAAGCCTGCGTTTGCCGACGTACTCGCCGACGTCAAGGCCTGCTTCGGCCTCATGGCCGCCGACGACGAGGACGCTGCCCAGGCCGGCGAGGCGGGCGTCGACGGATCGCTCGTCATGACCGACTATGAGCTCGACCTGCTGCACGACGCCTACCAGCGCACCATCGAGGTCGGCGAAGGCTCCCAGGACGAGATGGCGCAGCCCGACTACGAGCTGTACGGCACGTACCAGCCGTTCTCCATGTGCATCTGCCACATCCTCGACCAGAAGGCCGGCATCGGCCACACGACGTACGCCCACACGGGCGCGCCGGTGAACATCTACGCCTTGGGCTGCGGCGCCGAGCAGTTCGCGGGCGCGTTCGACAACACGCAGATCTACGAGAAGCTCGCCGCCCTCACGAACGTGCAGTAG
- the dmsB gene encoding dimethylsulfoxide reductase subunit B, whose protein sequence is MPQYGFHFDGQRCTGCKTCQMACKDYNDLAPDVTLRRVFEYGGGSWEQDGSGLWSANLFTYFVSMACNHCDDPACLTACPQNAISKSAETGLVTRDIDLCIGCGACATACPYGAPKVDPAISKSVKCDGCANRVEQGLSPICVQSCPARALDFGPIDELREKYGDVAEIAPLPSAEQTGPNLVITAPRDAREVGSEDGTVANVREIA, encoded by the coding sequence ATGCCTCAGTATGGCTTTCACTTTGACGGACAGCGCTGCACTGGCTGCAAGACCTGCCAGATGGCCTGCAAGGACTATAACGATCTGGCACCCGACGTCACGCTGCGGCGCGTCTTCGAGTACGGCGGCGGCTCGTGGGAGCAGGACGGCAGCGGCCTGTGGAGCGCCAACCTGTTCACGTACTTCGTCTCAATGGCGTGCAACCACTGCGACGACCCCGCCTGCCTGACGGCCTGCCCGCAGAACGCCATCTCCAAGAGCGCGGAAACGGGTCTCGTCACCCGCGACATCGACCTGTGCATCGGCTGCGGCGCCTGCGCAACGGCCTGCCCTTACGGCGCGCCGAAGGTCGACCCCGCCATCTCCAAGAGCGTGAAGTGCGACGGATGCGCAAACCGCGTCGAGCAGGGGCTGTCGCCGATCTGCGTCCAGTCATGCCCGGCGCGCGCCCTCGACTTCGGGCCCATCGACGAGCTCCGCGAGAAGTACGGCGACGTCGCCGAGATCGCCCCGCTACCCTCCGCCGAGCAGACCGGTCCCAACCTCGTGATCACCGCCCCGCGTGACGCCCGCGAGGTCGGCAGCGAGGACGGCACCGTCGCAAACGTCCGCGAAATCGCATAG
- a CDS encoding FAD-binding protein has product MSNVTRRNFVKGAGLAGAAVAAGTALAAPALAAEGAQGAVEYPAGLQASDFEESPVELAPITEFAEEYTYDVVVIGAGTGGVPAALSAVEEGATACCLQKESAPLSQGGTSTGIMLDESDEQGVMNHMQGFMADCHWRADRGLARFYYDHSGETMRWMEVRSMEAGFPPYSIGEVTYDYDDGTKCTKRSNRFGPKPYTNNELICALADLAAERGVDFYFSCPGVQLIQDESGAVTGVVGKKEDGSYVKFNATKGVIISTGDYQNNQSLVERYCPDIKDFDRKQVGKTGDGILMSMAIGAGFVPVGHSHMMHDFDSGPMFNEPFLTVNEDGVRFMNEDAEFEQLNNELRSQPKPGWYSQIFDANYVDQVTEWGGSATDPEKLEVYMPAVEMDRSVESGKGVIEYLLDTHRADTLEELADMLGIPADALVASVERYNELVDAGFDGDFGKKAQYLKRIDTPPFYGIHKHIRVSALCAGVTVNENYQVTKADGTVIPNLWATGFGAGQLCGLPDWSMYTGGMSAGHCMTSGRYCGIAAATGKYEPTTPITDEDVAAAGYDMDAIHGVKK; this is encoded by the coding sequence ATGTCCAACGTCACCCGCAGGAACTTCGTCAAGGGCGCCGGCCTGGCCGGTGCGGCCGTGGCAGCCGGAACCGCCCTCGCCGCACCGGCGCTCGCCGCCGAGGGCGCGCAGGGCGCAGTCGAGTACCCGGCCGGCCTACAGGCATCCGACTTCGAGGAGTCGCCCGTCGAGCTCGCCCCCATCACGGAGTTCGCGGAGGAGTACACCTACGACGTCGTCGTGATCGGCGCCGGCACGGGCGGAGTGCCCGCGGCGCTGTCCGCCGTCGAAGAAGGCGCGACGGCCTGCTGCCTGCAGAAAGAGAGCGCCCCGCTCTCTCAGGGCGGCACGTCGACGGGCATCATGCTCGACGAAAGCGACGAGCAGGGCGTCATGAACCACATGCAGGGCTTCATGGCCGACTGCCACTGGCGTGCCGACCGGGGCCTCGCCCGCTTCTACTACGACCACTCCGGCGAGACGATGCGCTGGATGGAGGTCCGCTCCATGGAGGCCGGTTTCCCTCCCTACAGCATCGGCGAGGTCACGTACGACTACGATGACGGCACAAAGTGCACGAAGAGGTCGAACCGCTTCGGGCCGAAGCCGTACACGAACAACGAGCTCATCTGCGCGCTGGCCGACCTGGCTGCCGAGCGCGGCGTCGACTTCTACTTCAGCTGCCCGGGCGTCCAGCTCATCCAGGACGAGAGCGGCGCCGTGACCGGCGTCGTCGGCAAGAAGGAGGACGGCTCCTACGTCAAGTTCAACGCCACGAAGGGCGTGATCATCTCCACGGGCGACTACCAGAACAACCAGAGCCTCGTCGAGCGCTACTGCCCCGACATCAAGGACTTCGATCGCAAGCAGGTCGGCAAGACGGGCGACGGCATCCTCATGTCCATGGCCATCGGCGCCGGCTTCGTGCCGGTGGGCCACTCGCACATGATGCACGACTTCGACTCCGGCCCCATGTTCAACGAGCCCTTCCTCACCGTCAACGAGGACGGCGTCCGCTTCATGAACGAGGACGCCGAGTTTGAGCAGCTCAACAACGAGCTTCGCTCCCAGCCCAAGCCCGGCTGGTACTCGCAGATCTTCGACGCCAACTACGTCGACCAGGTCACGGAGTGGGGCGGCTCTGCCACGGATCCCGAGAAGCTCGAGGTCTACATGCCTGCCGTCGAGATGGACCGCTCCGTCGAGTCCGGCAAGGGCGTCATCGAGTACCTGCTCGACACGCACCGTGCCGACACGCTCGAGGAGCTGGCCGACATGCTGGGCATCCCGGCCGACGCCCTCGTTGCGAGCGTCGAGCGCTACAACGAGCTCGTCGACGCCGGGTTTGACGGCGACTTCGGCAAGAAGGCCCAGTACCTCAAGCGCATCGACACGCCGCCGTTCTACGGCATCCACAAGCACATCCGCGTGTCCGCCCTGTGCGCCGGCGTGACGGTCAACGAGAACTACCAGGTCACGAAAGCCGACGGCACCGTCATCCCCAACCTATGGGCGACGGGCTTCGGCGCGGGCCAGCTCTGCGGCCTGCCCGACTGGTCCATGTACACGGGCGGCATGAGCGCCGGCCACTGCATGACGTCGGGCCGCTACTGCGGCATCGCCGCCGCGACCGGCAAGTACGAACCCACGACGCCCATCACCGATGAGGACGTCGCGGCCGCCGGCTACGACATGGACGCCATCCACGGCGTGAAGAAGTAG
- a CDS encoding dimethyl sulfoxide reductase anchor subunit: protein MTGLPLALEEITLVAFTTLAPSGAVALALQCAFIAAGRRAGADALRSRLIKLLWVPIVVTMVGLVASATHLGNPSNALYVLTGIGRSPLSTEVGAAVALLAAAGLFWLYGFSEHPRGGLQQVWAGVIAVLAAAFVTTVALAYGARTIPSWNTPLVPAALWLQALTGGPVLAAAVMRAAQPTQPDDPKADWASTPSQTPAKARETQSAAKTQTVPAATPVIPRLEAGMLALVSAAMLAGFAVGIARGLELPEIRSSLATAAELVPHYWLMLGISTALQAAGIALAWRAWRIPERRPEPVPSPLRRARPLVTASCLILLGIFVARFTFYMTHLTSGL, encoded by the coding sequence ATGACCGGCCTGCCACTCGCACTCGAAGAGATCACGCTCGTCGCGTTCACGACGCTCGCGCCTTCCGGGGCCGTGGCGCTTGCCCTGCAGTGCGCCTTCATCGCCGCTGGCCGGCGCGCAGGTGCAGACGCCCTCCGTTCTCGGCTCATCAAACTGCTGTGGGTGCCAATCGTCGTGACGATGGTCGGCCTCGTGGCATCGGCGACGCATCTCGGCAATCCGTCTAACGCGCTCTACGTGCTGACGGGCATCGGCCGCAGCCCCTTGTCAACCGAGGTTGGCGCGGCAGTCGCTCTGCTGGCGGCAGCGGGCCTGTTTTGGCTCTATGGCTTCTCCGAGCATCCGCGAGGCGGCCTGCAGCAGGTATGGGCCGGCGTCATCGCCGTGCTGGCGGCAGCCTTCGTGACGACGGTCGCCCTCGCATATGGGGCACGGACGATTCCCTCGTGGAACACGCCGCTCGTCCCCGCCGCGCTGTGGCTCCAGGCGCTCACGGGCGGACCCGTCCTCGCAGCCGCCGTCATGCGTGCTGCGCAACCCACGCAACCCGATGACCCCAAAGCAGACTGGGCCTCTACCCCCTCGCAGACGCCCGCGAAAGCCCGCGAGACGCAGAGCGCGGCGAAGACGCAGACTGTTCCCGCAGCTACGCCGGTGATTCCTCGCCTCGAGGCCGGCATGCTCGCACTGGTGAGCGCTGCAATGCTGGCGGGCTTCGCCGTCGGCATAGCCCGCGGCCTCGAGCTCCCGGAAATCCGCAGCTCGCTCGCAACGGCGGCCGAGCTCGTCCCCCACTACTGGCTGATGCTCGGGATTTCGACAGCCCTCCAGGCAGCTGGCATCGCCCTGGCCTGGCGCGCATGGCGCATCCCCGAGAGGCGCCCTGAGCCGGTCCCCTCGCCCCTGCGCCGTGCCCGACCTCTCGTCACGGCGAGTTGCCTCATACTGCTCGGCATCTTCGTCGCACGGTTCACTTTCTACATGACGCATCTCACCAGCGGGCTATAG
- a CDS encoding molybdopterin-dependent oxidoreductase codes for MGTSSTEHTCPTDARPSTLSRRSFVKASALAGLTAAAATSCASTLFSNRSALASSGEASGSASADAPAGDEQVIWGHCSVNCEGRCALRLHVKDDEVTWVESDNTGDDEYGNHQIRACQRGRSIRRWINNPDRLNYPMKRVGKRGEGAFERISWDEACQMLADNYQRILDEYGPAAVYNNYATGVQASNIRDFLTRFININGGCLGRYGSYSSAQISVSLPYLYGKRTANSNSDIVNSKLVVMFGENSTETKMSGAGAGYHLEQALERGGAKLICIDPRFSDTAATRADQWIPIRPGTDAALVDACAHVLISEDLVDHDFLNTYCIGYDEDTMPESAKGQHKSYKDYILGQGADGVEKTPAWAEAITGVPATTIEQLAREIGTTKPCSIWQGKGPQRQANGEQTARAICMLAILTGNVGINGGNTGSDLDGYYFSPFSVPTGDNGVAASIPVFKWTDAIERGEQFTATADGVRGADKLDVPIKMIFNFAGNCLTNQHSDINRTHDILADDTKCEFIVVWDTLMTDSAKYADLLLPDLMAVEQPNFVSNDYAGNMGYLIMGEPVTTPKFERRTLYSVLAQVAGLMGKGEEFTEGRDEQGWLEYCYEQAREEDPTLPTFDEMREMGVYRRQDPDGHFVALRDFRDDPEANPLNTPSGKIEIYSEQLEEICATWQLDEGDRINPLPVYEPCVEGWDDPLREKYPLQMPGYHYKARAHSSYGSIDVLKQANPQELWINPVDAEARGIADGDTVHVFNDRGTVEIVAKVTPRILPGVVSMGQGAWHDADMAGDKVDKGGCINTLTSLRPSPLAKANPQHTNLVEVQKA; via the coding sequence TCAACTGCGAGGGCCGCTGCGCCCTGCGCCTCCACGTCAAGGACGACGAAGTCACATGGGTCGAGAGCGACAACACCGGTGACGACGAGTACGGCAACCATCAGATCCGCGCCTGCCAGCGCGGCCGCTCCATCCGCCGCTGGATCAACAACCCCGACCGCCTCAACTACCCGATGAAGCGCGTCGGCAAGCGCGGCGAGGGCGCCTTCGAACGCATCAGCTGGGACGAAGCCTGCCAGATGCTCGCCGACAACTACCAGCGAATTCTTGACGAGTACGGCCCCGCCGCCGTGTACAACAACTACGCGACGGGCGTCCAGGCGTCGAACATCCGCGACTTCCTCACCCGCTTTATCAATATCAACGGCGGCTGCCTCGGTCGCTACGGCTCGTACAGCTCGGCCCAGATCTCCGTGTCGCTGCCCTACCTCTATGGCAAGCGCACGGCCAACTCGAACTCCGACATCGTGAACTCCAAGCTCGTCGTCATGTTCGGCGAGAACTCCACCGAGACGAAGATGTCCGGAGCCGGCGCGGGCTACCACCTGGAGCAGGCCCTCGAGCGCGGCGGCGCCAAGCTCATCTGCATCGATCCGCGCTTCAGCGACACGGCCGCCACGCGCGCCGACCAGTGGATCCCCATCCGCCCCGGCACGGACGCCGCCCTCGTCGACGCCTGCGCTCACGTGCTCATCTCCGAAGACCTCGTCGACCACGACTTCCTGAACACGTACTGCATCGGCTACGACGAGGACACGATGCCCGAGAGCGCCAAGGGCCAGCACAAGTCGTACAAGGATTACATCCTGGGCCAGGGCGCCGACGGCGTCGAGAAGACCCCGGCGTGGGCCGAGGCCATCACCGGCGTGCCCGCCACCACCATCGAGCAGCTCGCTCGCGAGATCGGCACGACGAAACCCTGCTCCATCTGGCAGGGCAAGGGCCCGCAGCGCCAGGCCAACGGTGAGCAGACGGCCCGCGCCATCTGCATGCTGGCCATCTTGACGGGCAACGTCGGCATCAACGGCGGCAACACGGGCTCCGACCTCGACGGCTACTACTTCAGCCCGTTCTCGGTGCCCACGGGCGACAACGGCGTGGCCGCGTCCATCCCCGTGTTCAAGTGGACGGACGCCATCGAGCGCGGCGAGCAGTTCACCGCGACGGCGGACGGCGTGCGCGGCGCCGACAAGCTCGACGTACCGATCAAGATGATCTTCAACTTCGCCGGCAACTGCCTCACGAACCAGCACTCCGACATCAACCGCACGCACGACATCCTCGCCGACGACACGAAGTGCGAGTTCATCGTCGTGTGGGACACGCTCATGACGGACTCGGCCAAATATGCCGACCTGTTGCTGCCCGACCTCATGGCCGTCGAGCAGCCCAACTTCGTCAGCAACGACTACGCGGGCAACATGGGCTACCTCATCATGGGCGAGCCGGTCACGACTCCCAAGTTCGAGCGCCGCACGCTCTACTCCGTGCTCGCGCAGGTCGCCGGGCTCATGGGCAAGGGCGAGGAGTTCACCGAGGGTCGCGACGAGCAGGGCTGGCTCGAGTACTGCTACGAGCAGGCGCGCGAGGAGGATCCGACGCTGCCGACGTTCGACGAGATGCGCGAGATGGGTGTCTACCGTCGCCAGGATCCCGACGGCCACTTCGTCGCGCTCAGGGACTTCCGCGACGACCCCGAGGCCAACCCCCTGAACACCCCCTCCGGCAAGATCGAGATCTACTCGGAGCAGCTCGAGGAGATCTGCGCCACGTGGCAGCTCGACGAGGGCGATCGCATCAACCCGCTGCCCGTCTACGAGCCGTGCGTCGAAGGCTGGGATGACCCGCTGCGCGAGAAGTATCCGCTGCAGATGCCGGGCTACCACTACAAGGCCCGCGCGCACTCGAGCTACGGCAGCATCGACGTGCTCAAGCAGGCCAACCCCCAGGAGCTGTGGATCAACCCCGTCGACGCCGAGGCCCGCGGCATCGCCGACGGCGACACGGTGCACGTCTTCAACGACCGCGGCACCGTCGAGATCGTGGCAAAGGTGACGCCGCGCATCCTGCCGGGCGTCGTGAGCATGGGCCAGGGCGCCTGGCACGACGCCGACATGGCGGGCGACAAGGTGGACAAGGGCGGTTGCATCAACACGCTGACGTCGCTGCGCCCCTCGCCGCTGGCAAAGGCCAACCCCCAGCACACGAACCTCGTCGAGGTCCAGAAGGCGTAA
- a CDS encoding peptidoglycan-binding protein yields MKPICKGQTGPAVEDVQHRLITLNYTVDPGECEATEFGPTTLVAVRAFRSAEGLPAGDEIDDQAWAALVDATYQLGDRTLYLRLPYFHGADVSHLQMTLNVLGFSCGEVDGYYGPHTEAAVREFQDNAGLYADGMAFQDTFDAIERLHHVWMGKTASPEFSKPHTGLVRAVDVLSRTRVLACGVDPISRSMVSRMWNVACATTPDASFTLTDTAGQRDPAMLAKADVVLTVSTVELPEHKELSEGTLNVIVSDLALLPGRVASALQSLPAGAPRPLRLRVELPGLNNYDGSVTDRTVQSVAITLLDALCAALDAMEA; encoded by the coding sequence GTGAAGCCGATTTGCAAGGGACAGACGGGGCCTGCGGTCGAGGACGTGCAGCACAGGCTCATTACGCTCAACTATACGGTTGACCCTGGCGAGTGCGAGGCAACGGAGTTTGGCCCCACGACGCTAGTTGCCGTGCGGGCGTTCCGTAGCGCCGAGGGCCTGCCGGCGGGTGACGAGATCGATGATCAGGCGTGGGCGGCGCTCGTCGACGCGACGTACCAGCTGGGCGATCGCACGCTCTACCTGCGCCTGCCATATTTCCACGGCGCTGACGTGTCGCATCTGCAGATGACCCTCAACGTGCTGGGTTTTTCGTGCGGTGAGGTGGACGGCTACTACGGCCCGCACACGGAAGCGGCCGTGCGCGAGTTTCAGGACAACGCGGGCTTGTACGCCGACGGCATGGCGTTCCAAGACACATTCGACGCCATCGAGCGCCTGCATCACGTGTGGATGGGCAAGACGGCATCGCCTGAGTTCAGCAAGCCGCACACGGGCCTGGTGCGCGCGGTGGACGTGCTGAGCCGGACGCGCGTGCTTGCCTGCGGCGTCGATCCCATCTCGCGCAGCATGGTTAGCCGCATGTGGAACGTGGCGTGTGCCACGACGCCCGACGCGAGCTTCACGCTGACGGACACGGCGGGTCAGCGCGACCCTGCCATGCTGGCAAAGGCCGACGTCGTGCTCACGGTATCGACTGTCGAGCTGCCCGAGCACAAGGAGCTGTCCGAGGGAACGCTCAACGTCATCGTGAGCGATCTGGCGCTGCTGCCGGGGCGCGTCGCGTCGGCGCTGCAGTCGCTGCCGGCTGGTGCCCCTCGCCCCCTGCGCCTGCGTGTCGAACTGCCGGGGCTTAACAACTACGACGGTTCCGTGACCGACCGCACGGTGCAGAGCGTGGCTATCACGCTGCTTGACGCCCTGTGCGCTGCCCTTGACGCCATGGAGGCGTAG
- the dmsD gene encoding Tat proofreading chaperone DmsD, which translates to MDTRETPEKRAAVMEGVAFVGETLAPFFLQDPATGEAGASFAAVAALDADAAAREWPFAEEADAHAGLSLMVAGLEPEAAGASEEGMGAYRHDGPLAREYRRLFIGPAPKPAPPWGSVYTDRECVVFGETTLELRTWMRLNGIARATDDHTPEDHIGLMLALLAYLAREKPEIVAEFLKLHLLTWSSHFLGELEDAAEQPFYRGLAHLTRASLEGMQAALGIEVTYPRFYR; encoded by the coding sequence ATGGACACACGAGAGACGCCCGAGAAGCGCGCCGCCGTCATGGAGGGGGTCGCGTTCGTCGGGGAGACGCTTGCCCCGTTCTTCCTGCAGGATCCCGCCACCGGTGAGGCGGGCGCCTCGTTTGCCGCCGTGGCAGCACTCGACGCAGATGCCGCGGCCCGTGAGTGGCCGTTTGCCGAAGAAGCCGACGCCCACGCAGGCCTCTCGCTCATGGTCGCGGGCCTGGAGCCCGAGGCGGCAGGCGCAAGCGAAGAGGGCATGGGAGCCTACCGCCACGACGGCCCCCTCGCGCGCGAGTACCGTCGCCTCTTCATCGGCCCCGCTCCCAAGCCCGCGCCGCCGTGGGGCTCCGTCTATACCGACCGCGAGTGCGTCGTGTTCGGAGAGACGACGCTTGAGCTGCGCACATGGATGCGGCTCAACGGCATCGCGCGCGCAACGGACGACCACACGCCCGAGGACCACATCGGCCTGATGCTCGCCCTGCTCGCTTACCTCGCGCGCGAGAAGCCCGAGATTGTCGCCGAGTTCCTCAAGCTGCACCTGCTGACGTGGTCGTCGCACTTCCTCGGCGAGCTCGAGGATGCCGCCGAGCAGCCGTTCTACCGGGGCCTCGCCCACCTGACGCGCGCGAGCCTCGAGGGGATGCAGGCAGCGCTCGGCATCGAGGTGACGTACCCGCGCTTCTACCGCTAG
- a CDS encoding 4Fe-4S binding protein produces MACKDYRDNGTDIAFRQVYEYVGGTWEQGAGGLWQQGGPAGTPCFAWFVSVACNHCARPVCVEVCPTGAMHKDAGTGLVSVNARRCVGCGYCALSCPYHAPKVNRELGRSAKCDGCADRGAKGLPPVCVEACPVRALDFGEIETLRQRYGTQADLAPLPNSADTCPSLVITPPKAAEVVPAEQLACGGVANLREVV; encoded by the coding sequence ATGGCCTGCAAGGACTATCGCGACAACGGTACGGACATCGCCTTTCGGCAGGTCTACGAGTACGTCGGCGGCACGTGGGAACAGGGGGCCGGCGGGCTGTGGCAGCAAGGAGGCCCGGCCGGGACGCCCTGCTTTGCCTGGTTCGTGTCCGTCGCGTGCAACCACTGCGCCCGGCCCGTCTGCGTCGAGGTGTGCCCCACCGGCGCCATGCACAAGGACGCCGGCACCGGGCTCGTCTCCGTCAACGCCCGGCGTTGCGTCGGTTGCGGGTACTGCGCCCTGTCCTGCCCCTACCACGCCCCGAAGGTCAATCGCGAGCTCGGGCGCAGCGCCAAGTGCGACGGGTGTGCCGACCGGGGAGCCAAGGGGCTACCGCCTGTCTGCGTCGAGGCATGCCCCGTGCGAGCGCTTGACTTCGGCGAGATAGAGACGCTGCGGCAGCGCTATGGAACGCAGGCCGACCTCGCTCCCCTGCCAAACTCCGCCGACACCTGTCCCAGCCTCGTCATCACGCCGCCAAAGGCCGCCGAGGTCGTGCCAGCCGAGCAGCTGGCCTGCGGAGGAGTCGCCAACCTCCGAGAGGTCGTTTGA
- a CDS encoding pyridoxamine 5'-phosphate oxidase family protein translates to MSIEPSTPATPSGIETILQYLGAVPAWYLATSVDGQPHVRPFSFAAEQDGKVWFVTATTKDVWQELLVNQRFEATSWWPGHGWLILRGEAGLKDEARPDMRAAGYDHLTKLGESYDGPDDPTLVFFSVEHPQAWICNHDEWVPVEL, encoded by the coding sequence ATGTCCATCGAGCCCTCTACGCCCGCAACTCCGTCCGGCATCGAGACGATCCTGCAGTACCTGGGCGCCGTGCCCGCATGGTATCTCGCCACGAGCGTCGACGGCCAGCCGCACGTGCGCCCGTTCAGCTTCGCTGCCGAGCAGGATGGCAAGGTGTGGTTCGTGACGGCCACGACGAAGGACGTCTGGCAGGAGCTGCTCGTCAATCAGCGGTTCGAGGCCACGTCGTGGTGGCCGGGACACGGCTGGCTCATCCTGCGCGGCGAGGCCGGGCTCAAAGACGAGGCGCGCCCGGACATGCGCGCTGCCGGCTATGACCACCTCACGAAGCTCGGCGAGAGCTACGACGGCCCCGACGATCCCACGCTCGTGTTCTTCTCCGTCGAGCACCCCCAGGCCTGGATTTGCAACCACGACGAGTGGGTGCCCGTCGAGCTGTAG